The following are encoded together in the Panicum virgatum strain AP13 chromosome 6K, P.virgatum_v5, whole genome shotgun sequence genome:
- the LOC120713189 gene encoding uncharacterized protein LOC120713189 has translation MAKLAVQLKDKFFGLVGRITGCGRKDAAAGVIEPKAVASQHVEIRSRGGPPHVDGGANGHIHGDDAI, from the exons ATGGCCAAGCTCGCCGTGCAGCTCAAGGACAAGTTCTTCGGCCTCGTCGGCCGCATCACCGGCTGCGGCCGCAAGGACGCCG CAGCTGGCGTGATAGAGCCGAAGGCGGTGGCATCTCAG CATGTTGAGATCAGGTCGAGGGGAGGTCCTCCACATGTGGATGGAGGGGCCAATGGTCACATCCACGGTGACGATGCCATCTAG